TGATGTCAGCGACCTATCGGATGACAACAGCAACCTAGAGAATGATCCAACGGATACGAATCTTCCTGAGGACAGCGAGATATCTATCATCAAGACCTCTGTGTTCAACGATGAGAATGGTGATGGCTTTGCTCAATTGGGCGAGACGATCAGCTACAGCTTTGAGGTAACGAACAGTGGAGCTACGACCCTTACGAATGTGACGGTAACGGATCCACTATTGGTGGCGCCAAGCGGCAGCCTTACCGGCGGCCCGATCGCTACACTGGCACCTGGATCGGTGGACACGGCGACCTTTAGTGGAAGCTACACGATCCAGCAGTCGGACATCGATGCGCAGAGCGTATCGAACCAGGCTACGGCTACGGGAACGACACCTGACGGAGATGATGTGAGCGACCTATCGGATGACAACAGCAATCTGGAGAATGATCCAACGGATACGAATCTTCCTGAGGATAGCGAGATATCGATCATCAAGACCTCTGTGTTCAACGATGAGAACGGCGATGGCTTTGCTCAGTTGGGCGAGACGATCAGCTACAGCTTTGAGGTGACGAACAGTGGTGCTACGACCCTAACGAATGTAACGGTAACGGATCCACTACTTGATGGTGCCAACGGTACGTTGACTGGCGGTCCCATCGCTACACTGGCACCAGGAGCAACGGACACGACGACCTTTAGCGGAAGCTACACGATCCAGCAGTCCGACATCGATGCGCAGAGCGTATCGAACCAGGCTACGGCTACGGGAACGACACCTGACGGAGATGATGTGAGCGACCTTTCGGATGACAACAGCAACCTGGAGAATGATCCAACGGATACGAATCTTCCTGAGGACAGCGAGATATCGATCATCAAGACCTCTGTGTTCAACGATGAGAATGGCGATGGTTTTGCTCAGTTGGGCGAGACGATCAGCTACAGCTTCGAGGTAACGAACAGTGGAGCTACGACCCTAACGAATGTGACGGTAACGGATCCATTATTGGTGGCGCCAAGCGGCAGCCTTACCGGCGGACCGATCGCGAGCCTTGCACCAGGAGCGGTAGACACGGCGACCTTTAGCGGAAGCTACACGATCCAGCAGTCCGACATCGATGCTCAGAGCGTATCGAACCAGGCTACGGCTACGGGAACGACACCTGACGGAGATGATGTCAGCGACCTATCGGATGACAACAGCAACCTGGAGAATGATCCAACGGGTACGGACCTTCCCGAGGACAGCGAGATATCGATCATCAAGACGTCGGTGTTCAACGATGAGAACGGCGATGGCTTTGCTCAGTTGGGCGAGACGATCAGCTACAGCTTTGAGGTGACGAACAGTGGAGCTACGACCCTTACGAATGTGACGGTAACGGATCCACTACTTGATGGTGCCAACGGTACGTTGACTGGCGGTCCCATCGCTACACTGGCACCAGGAGCGGTAGACACGGCGACCTTTAGCGGAAGCTACACGATCCAGCAGTCGGACATAGATGCTCAGAGCGTATCGAACCAGGCTACGGCTACGGGAACGACACCTGATGGAGATGATGTCAGCGACCTTTCGGATGACAACAGCAACCTAGAGAATGATCCAACGGATACGAATCTTCCTGAGGACAGCGAGATATCGATCATCAAGACCTCTGTGTTCAACGATGAGAACGGCGATGGCTTTGCTCAGTTGGGCGAGACGATCAGCTACAGCTTTGAGGTGACGAACAGTGGAGCTACGACCCTAACGAATGTAACGGTAACGGATCCACTACTTGATGGTGCCAACGGTACGTTGACTGGCGGTCCCATCGCTACACTGGCACCAGGAGCAACGGACACGACCTTTAGCGGAAGCTACACGATCCAGCAGTCCGACATCGATGCGCAGAGCGTATCGAACCAGGCTACGGCTACGGGAACGACACCTGACGGAGATGATGTGAGCGACCTATCGGATGACAACAGCAACCTGGAGGATGATCCAACGGATACGAATCTTCCTGAGGACAGCGAGATATCGATCATCAAGACCTCTGTGTTCAACGATGAGAATGGTGACGGCTTTGCTCAGTTGGGCGAGACGATCAGCTACAGCTTCGAGGTAACGAACAGTGGAGCTACGACCCTAACGAATGTAACGGTAACGGATCCACTATTGGTGGCGCCAAGCGGCAGCCTTACCGGCGGCCCGATCGCTACACTGGCACCAGGAGCGATAGACACGACGACCTTTAGCGGAAGCTACACGATCCAGCAGTCGGACATCGATGCTCAGAGCGTATCGAATCAGGCTACGGCTACGGGAACGACACCTGACGGAGATGATGTGAGCGACCTATCGGATGACAACAGCAACCTGGAGGATGATCCAACGGATACGAATCTTCCTGAGGACAGCGAGATATCGATCATCAAGACCTCTGTGTTCAACGATGAGAACGGTGACGGCTTTGCTCAGTTGGGCGAGACGATCAGCTACAGCTTTGAGGTAACGAACAGTGGAGCTACGACCCTAACGAATGTGACGGTAACGGATCCACTATTGGTGGCGCCAAGCGGCAGCCTTACCGGCGGTCCTATCGCGAGCCTTGCACCAGGAGCGGTAGACACGGCGACCTTTAGTGGAAGCTACACGATCCAGCAGTCGGACATCGATGCTCAGAGCGTATCGAACCAGGCTACGGCTACGGGAACGACACCTGACGGAGATGATGTCAGCGACCTATCGGATGACAACAGCAACCTGGAGAATGATCCAACGGATACGGACCTTCTTAAAAATGGTAGAATATCTTTGATTAAAATAGGGGTTTTCAACGATGAGAACAATGATGGAGTGGCGCAGGTTGGCGAAACTATAAGTTATTCTTTTGTAGTAACAAATACCGGAAATGTTACGTTAACGAACGTTATTATTGCAGACCCGTTATTGGTTACACCAAATGGCAGTCTTACGGGTGGCCCTATTGCGAGCCTTGTACCTGGCGAAAGTGATTCGAATACGTTTGTAGGAACTTATACTTTATCCTTAACTGACGTAAACGCATCACAGGTCAGCAATCAAGCGACCGTCGAAGCACAAGATCCCGATAATTCAAATGTCACGGATCTATCAGATGATAATAGTAATTTCGAAAACGATCCGACTATAACATCTTACGATGCGGTCGATGCGATTAACCTTATTAAGAGAGGAACCTTTAATGATGAGAATGGAGATGGGTCCGCTCAGGTTGGTGAAACTGTCAGTTATTCATTTACTATAAGAAATGCAGGTAATAGGACAATTACTAACATTGTTTTATCTGACCCATTATTACAAGGAATAAACGGTACATTGACTGGCGGTCCTATTACGAGCCTTGTACCTGGAGCGATAGACACGACGACCTTCAGCGGAAGCTACACGATCCAGCAAGTCAGATATTGATAATTTGCAAGTCACGAATCAAGCAATTGTTACTGGACAAGATCCTGATAATAATAATGTCACGGATACTTCTGATGATAATAGCCCAATTGAGAATGATCCAACGGATACGGACCTTCCCGAGGACAGCGAGATATCGATCATCAAGACGTCTGTGTTCAACGATGAGAACGGCGATGGCTTTGCTCAGTTGGGCGAGACGATCAGCTACAGCTTTGAGGTGACGAACAGTGGTGCTACGACCCTAACGAATGTAACGGTAACGGATCCACTACTTGATGGTGCCAACGGTACGTTGACTGGCGGTCCCATCGCTACACTGGCACCAGGAGCAACGGACACGACGACCTTTAGCGGAAGCTACACGACCAGCAGTCCGACATCGATGCGCAGAGCGTATCGAACCAGGCTACGGCTACGGGAACACAACTGACGGAGATGATGTGAGCGACCTTTCGGATGACAACGCAACCTGGAGAATGATCCAACGGATACGAATCTTCCTGAGACAGCGAGATATCGATCATCAAGACCTCTGTGTTCAACGAGAGAAGGCGATGGTTTTGCTCAGTTGGGCGAGACGATCAGCTACAGCTTCGAGGTAACGAACAGTGGAGCTACGCCCTACGAATGTGACGGTAACGGATCATTATTGGTGGCGCCAGCGGCAGCCTTACCGGCGGACCGATCGCGAGCCTTGCACCAGGAACGGTAGACACGACGACCTTTAGTGGAAGCTACCGATCCAGCAGTCGGCATCGATGCTCAGAGCGTATCGAATCAGGCTACGGCTACGGGAACGACCTGACGGAGATGAATGTGAGCGACCTATCGGATGACACAGCAACCTGGAGGATGATCCAACGGATACGAATCTTCCTGAGGACAGCGAGATATCGATCATCAAGACCTCTGTTGTTCAACGATGAGAACGGTGACGGCTTTGCTCAGTTGGGCGAGACGATCAGCTACAGCTTTGAGGTAACGAACAGTGGGCTACGACCCTAACGAATGTGACGGAACGGATCACTATTGGTGGCGCCAAGCGGCAGCCTTACCGGCGGTCCTATCGCGAGCCTTGCACCAGGACGGTAGACACGGCGACCTTTAGTGGAAGCTACACGATCCAGCGTCGGACATCGATGCTCAGAGCGTATCGAACCAGGCTACGGCTACGGGAACGACACCTGATGGAGATGATGTCAGCGCCTTTCGGATGACAACAGCAACCTAGAGAATGATCCAACGGATACGAACTTCCTGAGGACGCGAGATATCGATCAT
This region of Nonlabens agnitus genomic DNA includes:
- a CDS encoding DUF7507 domain-containing protein; the encoded protein is MQVTNQAIVTGQDPDNNNVTDTSDDNSPIENDPTDTDLPEDSEISIIKTSVFNDENGDGFAQLGETISYSFEVTNSGATTLTNVTVTDPLLDGANGTLTGGPIATLAPGATDTTTFSGSYTTSSPTSMRRAYRTRLRLREHN